The genomic interval AATCAAGCATGTTGAGATTGTGAGGCTTGGCTCAAGGACTCCTGTGGTTATGCCGCAGAGAATAACCGACGATTTGGTGAATATGCTTAAAAAATATCACCCAGTATGGCTTAATACTCATTTTAACCATCCTAAGGAAATTACTCCTGAAGCTGTTGCGGCTTGCAATAAGCTTGCTGATGCAGGTATTGTACTTGGCAACCAGTCAGTACTTCTAAGAGGAGTAAACGACTGTGTGCATATAATGAGAGACCTTGTACATGGACTTGTAAAAATGAGAGTAAGACCTTACTATATTTATCAGTGCGACCTTTCATTTGGTATAGAGCACTTCAGGACTACAGTATCAAAGGGAATTGAGATAATTGAAGGCCTTAGAGGACATACTTCCGGTTTTTGCGTGCCAACCTTCGTTGTTGATGCACCCGGAGGCGGCGGGAAAATACCTGTAATGCCCCAGTACTTAATTTCACAGAGTAAGAAGAAAGTAATTCTCAGGAACTTTGAAGGGGTTGTTACTACTTACACTGAGCCTGAGTATGTTGAAGAACCATGCACCTGCGAAGTATGCACAGGAAAGAAGGAAGACAGACTTTCCGGTGTTGCGGGACTGCTGGCTGGAAATGCATTAAACCTTGAACCAACGGAAATGCTTAGAAAAGAAAGAACAAAAGCAAGAGATAAGAAAGAAAGCAGCGGTGGATGCTGCTGCAGCGGCGGAAACTGCCACGAATAAATAATGTAGGGGCGAACAGTGTTCGCCCCTACATTCCGAAACCCAATAAAACTACAAAGACATGCTAAATGCACGTGGCACGAAGCACGTAGCACGAGGCAAAAATATAGGAGAATCCCATGAGCAGGACCCAGCTTATAGATTTGATTTATCCGCAAAACAAAATAGTTTCGATAGTGGGCACATCCAAGAATGCCGGCAAGACTGTGACCTTAAATGAGATAATCACTCAGGCCCGGTCCAAGGGAATAAGCTTGGGCTTGATTTCCACGGGCAGAGACGGAGAGAGAAAAGATGTGCTTACCGAAACAGAAAAGCCTCCTATCTTTGTTGGCCGCGGTACGATACTGACGACAGTGGAGAGCGCAATAAAAGGAGAGCATGCAGGGATAGAAATATTCAGGGTGACTGACTACAATACTCCAATAGGCAGAGTAGTACTTGGCCGTGCTGCTGAGGACGGATATGTGGAAATATCGGGTCCTCACTCATCGAAAACTATAAAGGAAATGTGCATTGAAATGCAAGGACTTGGAGCTGAGCTTATCCTTATTGATGGCTCCTTGGACAGGCGTTCCTCTGCAGCTCCTTATGTTTCTGACGGAACGGTTTTGGCGACAGGTGCTGCACTAGCGCGAAGCATAAATGGAGTAGTAGAAAAAACCATGCATTTAATAAATACCTACTCTGTGCCGATGATAGAAGAAGAGCATGTCAGGGATATTGCCTACGATGCT from Clostridia bacterium carries:
- the ablA gene encoding lysine 2,3-aminomutase — its product is MRSYKDIPLWKNVTPEQWNDWKWQVANRITTVDQLKQVINLTPGEEAGVDECLKTLRGAITPYYASLMDPNDPNCPIRKQAVPNSLELHKADADMLDPLHEDEDSPVPGLTHRYPNRALLLITDQCSMYCRHCTRRRFAGQHDEQMPMERIDKAIEYIRNTPVIRDVLLSGGDPLLVSDDVLEYIISKLREIKHVEIVRLGSRTPVVMPQRITDDLVNMLKKYHPVWLNTHFNHPKEITPEAVAACNKLADAGIVLGNQSVLLRGVNDCVHIMRDLVHGLVKMRVRPYYIYQCDLSFGIEHFRTTVSKGIEIIEGLRGHTSGFCVPTFVVDAPGGGGKIPVMPQYLISQSKKKVILRNFEGVVTTYTEPEYVEEPCTCEVCTGKKEDRLSGVAGLLAGNALNLEPTEMLRKERTKARDKKESSGGCCCSGGNCHE